In Manis pentadactyla isolate mManPen7 chromosome 3, mManPen7.hap1, whole genome shotgun sequence, a single window of DNA contains:
- the LOC130682886 gene encoding serine/arginine-rich splicing factor 10-like encodes MSRYLRPPNTSLFVRNVADDTRSEDLRREFGRYGPIVDVYVPLDFYTRRPRGFAYVQFEDVRDAEDALHNLDRKWICGPQIEIQFAQGDRKTPNQMKAKEGRNVYSSSCYDDYDRYRHSRSRSYERRRSRSRSFDYYYRRSYSPRNSRPTGRPRRSRSHSDNDRPNCSWNTQYSSAYYTSRKI; translated from the coding sequence ATGTCTCGCTACCTGCGCCCCCCCAATACATCTCTGTTCGTAAGGAACGTGGCTGATGACACCAGGTCTGAAGATTTACGACGCGAATTTGGTCGTTATGGTCCTATAGTTGATGTGTATGTTCCACTTGATTTCTACACTCGCCGTCCAAGAGGATTTGCTTATGTTCAATTTGAGGATGTTCGTGATGCCGAAGATGCTTTACATAATTTGGACAGAAAATGGATCTGTGGACCCcaaattgaaatacagtttgcACAGGGGGATCGGAAGACTCCAAATCAAATGAAAGCCAAAGAAGGGAGGAATGTATACAGTTCTTCATGCTATGATGATTATGACAGATACAGACATTCTAGAAGCCGAAGTTATGAAAGAAGGAGATCAAGAAGCCGGTCCTTTGATTACTACTACAGAAGATCTTACAGTCCTAGAAACAGTAGACCGACTGGAAGACCGCGGCGTAGCAGAAGCCATTCCGACAATGATAGACCAAACTGCAGCTGGAATACCCAGTACAGTTCTGCTTACTACACTTCAAGAAAGATCTGA